A single window of Salvia splendens isolate huo1 chromosome 6, SspV2, whole genome shotgun sequence DNA harbors:
- the LOC121808209 gene encoding pterin-4-alpha-carbinolamine dehydratase 2, mitochondrial-like: MALYPRLCVLSSNARVVVTPLLQGVWTGYGRSSILVADRPQGHEGRLLNNSSLYGIRTFCTNQDLASKKCVPCSSKDLRPMTEETANILIKRVPGWNLVKENDSWKLHQSWKVKTFAKGMEFLRLVADVAEGEGHHPDLHLVGWNNIKIDIWTHAVGGLTENDFILAAKINGLNLHNLLRITPTDK; this comes from the exons ATGGCACTTTACCCTCGTCTCTGCGTTCTCTCCTCCAACGCCCGt GTTGTAGTGACGCCGCTCTTGCAGGGAGTCTGGACTGGTTATGGACG CTCGAGTATTCTTGTTGCTGATAGACCTCAAGGCCATGAAGGACGCTTGTTGAATAATAGCAGTCTTTATGGAATTAGGACTTTTTGTACTAACCAAG ATTTGGCTAGTAAGAAGTGTGTGCCATGCAGCTCCAAAGATTTGAGGCCTATGACTGAGGAGACAGCCAACATTTTGATCAAAAGG GTTCCTGGATGGAATCTTGTGAAGGAAAATGATTCATGGAAGCTGCATCAGTCCTGGAAAGTTAAGACTTTCGCCAAAGGAATGGAATTTCTTCGGCTCGTGGCTGATGTTGCAGAAGGTGAAG GCCATCACCCAGATCTTCACCTTGTCGGATGGAACAACATAAAGATTGATATTTGGACCCATGCAGTGG GTGGACTGACTGAGAATGATTTCATACTTGCTGCAAAGATCAATGGACTTAATCTTCACAACCTTCTAAGGATAACACCTACGGACAAGTAA
- the LOC121808206 gene encoding eukaryotic translation initiation factor 4E-1-like, with the protein MKKEDESDVKEAEIVAADSDGVVAPPKPAPTRHPLENSWTFWFDNPSAKSRQAAWGCSIRPVYTFSSVEDFWRLYNNIHHPSKLAVGADFHCFKEKIEPKWEDPICANGGKWTVSFSRGKSDTSWLYTLLALIGEQFDNGDEICGAVVNVRARQDKIALWTKNAANEAAQLCIGRQWKEFLDYNEQIGFIFHADAKRLDRGAKNRYTI; encoded by the exons ATGAAGAAGGAAGACGAATCCGACGTGAAGGAGGCGGAGATCGTAGCCGCCGATTCTGACGGCGTGGTGGCGCCGCCAAAGCCGGCGCCGACGAGGCATCCGCTGGAGAATTCGTGGACGTTTTGGTTCGATAATCCCTCCGCCAAATCGAGACAAGCTGCGTGGGGATGCTCGATTCGTCCGGTTTACACCTTCTCCTCCGTCGAGGATTTCTGGcg ACTTTACAACAACATACATCATCCAAGCAAGCTAGCAGTTGGAGCAGACTTTCATTGTTTCAAAGAGAAAATAGAGCCAAAATGGGAAGACCCAATCTGTGCAAATGGTGGCAAGTGGACTGTTAGTTTCTCTAGGGGAAAATCTGATACTTCTTGGCTCTACACA TTGTTGGCATTGATTGGAGAGCAATTTGATAATGGTGATGAGATATGTGGAGCTGTTGTAAATGTGAGAGCTAGGCAGGATAAGATAGCTTTATGGACCAAGAATGCTGCCAACGAAGCTGCTCAG TTGTGCATAGGAAGACAATGGAAGGAGTTCTTGGACTACAATGAACAAATCGGTTTCATATTCCAT GCTGATGCTAAGAGGCTCGACAGAGGTGCCAAAAATCGATATACGATCTAA
- the LOC121808202 gene encoding uncharacterized protein LOC121808202 isoform X1: MPSGAKKRKAAKRKGTQPNTNNSNPSPAASTHDAGAASSTTSQDMEKGNIAVPVERELKNGSELAGKFDHNETERKSYDGGSSGSSGSSSCSDDESHGEKIDTVPTVTIVEASEAVLEMNTSSQFVSKDNGEKKVSAEVTTPSVEHVEVASDLKTSAEETDERFSLSYNAPIATHDNGVDLVKDSGVTEPLLVPPPCPVKTTSWKGCCGLFELFTSSYR, translated from the exons ATGCCTTCAGGCGCCAAGAAGCGTAAAGCTGCCAAAAGGAAGGGAACTCAGCCCAACACCAACAATTCCAATCCGTCCCCTGCTGCTTCTACGCATG ATGCAGGCGCGGCTAGCTCAACCACTTCTCAGGATATGGAGAAGGGCAACATTGCTGTTCCAGTcgaaagagaattaaaaaatGGGAGTGAATTAGCTGGCAAGTTTGACCACAATGAAACCGAGAGGAAATCATATGATGGAGGGTCATCCGGGAGCTCAGGCAGCAGCAGCTGCTCAGATGATGAATCTCACGGTGAAAAAATTGATACTGTGCCTACCGTCACAATTGTAGAGGCAAGTGAGGCCGTTTTGGAAATGAACACGAGCTCTCAGTTTGTATCTAAGGATAATGGCGAGAAAAAGGTCTCTGCGGAAGTAACCACTCCGTCTGTTGAGCATGTTGAGGTGGCTTCTGATCTGAAGACATCAGCGGAAGAAACTGATGAACGGTTCAGTCTGTCTTACAATGCCCCAATTGCTACTCATGATAATGGAGTGGATCTTGTGAAAGATTCAGGAGTCACTGAG CCGTTGCTGGTTCCTCCTCCTTGTCCCGTGAAAACGACATCATGGAAGGGCTGTTGTGGACTATTTGAACTGTTTACGAGCTCGTATAGATAA
- the LOC121808193 gene encoding pentatricopeptide repeat-containing protein At5g46460, mitochondrial-like, translated as MIRNAKFSRQIQKFSFFQNNLSDSKAPSFSSKIPTKPSNSINWGFNQYQKSPNETISSRDVCLRTKIISSCVNNFKLDEALNLFDETPQRDLVMWNLMIKGCISCGSLDMALKLFDEMPERNVVSWTTVISAFLKNGMVEQARGLFQEMPERDTAAWNVMIHSLSVNGRAEEASSMFKVMPDRNVISWTTMISGLDQMGRNDKALSMFVKMVGIGVKLTSSTLCSVLSSCAKTGELCLGIQLHGQIAKLGYAFDTYIVASLTGLR; from the coding sequence ATGATTAGAAATGCTAAATTTTCGCGCCAAATTCAAAAGTTTTCCTTTTTCCAGAACAATTTATCCGATTCTAAAGCGCCTTCGTTTTCATCAAAAATCCCCACAAAACCTAGCAATTCCATAAACTGGGGATTCAATCAATACCAAAAATCCCCAAATGAAACGATTTCATCTCGAGATGTCTGCTTACGAACAAAAATTATATCTTCCTGCGTGAACAACTTCAAATTGGATGAAGCCCTCAACCTGTTCGATGAAACGCCGCAAAGAGACTTAGTCATGTGGAATCTGATGATCAAAGGCTGCATCAGCTGTGGGAGCCTCGATATGGCCCTGAAGTTGTTCGATGAAATGCCTGAAAGGAACGTTGTATCTTGGACAACGGTGATCAGCGCGTTTCTCAAGAACGGGATGGTCGAGCAGGCGAGGGGACTGTTCCAGGAGATGCCGGAGAGGGACACGGCCGCGTGGAACGTGATGATCCACAGCTTGTCTGTGAATGGGAGAGCAGAGGAGGCGAGTTCAATGTTTAAGGTAATGCCGGATAGGAATGTGATCTCGTGGACTACGATGATCAGTGGGCTCGATCAGATGGGAAGGAATGACAAGGCGCTCTCAATGTTCGTGAAGATGGTGGGGATTGGAGTGAAACTGACTTCAAGCACTTTATGCTCTGTTTTATCAAGCTGTGCTAAAACTGGGGAGCTCTGTTTAGGGATTCAACTCCATGGCCAAATTGCAAAGCTTGGATATGCTTTTGATACATATATTGTAGCTTCATTGACGGGGTTGAGGTGA
- the LOC121808722 gene encoding protein SRG1-like produces the protein MCRESLEGFIAELQKGAKWILGLIAGALEIDVQEIEEMFEDGMQSSVRMNYNPPCPEPDKVIGLMPHSDGSGVTILLQVNGVEGLQIKKDGVWMPVKFLSEALAVNLGDIVEVLSNGLYKSIEHRATVNSEKVRISIAMFFNPNFEANVGPFPALLANQKPIFKTMSMEEFVNGFFSRLHGKFLDLMRI, from the exons ATGTGCAG GGAGAGCCTGGAGGGGTTCATAGCGGAGCTGCAAAAGGGGGCGAAATGGATTCTGGGATTGATCGCGGGAGCTCTGGAGATTGACGTGCAAGAGATCGAAGAGATGTTCGAGGATGGGATGCAGTCG TCGGTGAGGATGAACTACAACCCGCCCTGCCCGGAGCCGGACAAGGTTATCGGGCTGATGCCGCACTCAGACGGGAGCGGCGTGACCATCCTCCTCCAAGTCAACGGCGTCGAAGGCTTGCAAATCAAGAAAGATGGAGTTTGGATGCCTGTCAAGTTCTTGTCGGAGGCTTTAGCGGTCAATTTGGGTGACATTGTTGAG GTGTTGAGCAATGGATTGTACAAGAGCATTGAGCATAGGGCAACAGTGAATTCAGAGAAAGTGAGAATTTCAATAGCAATGTTTTTCAACCCTAATTTTGAAGCAAACGTGGGCCCATTCCCAGCTCTCTTGGCTAATCAGAAGCCAATATTTAAGACTATGTCAATGGAGGAGTTTGTTAATGGCTTCTTCTCTAGGCTTCATGGCAAATTTCTAGACCTCATgagaatataa
- the LOC121808134 gene encoding uncharacterized protein LOC121808134 isoform X1: protein MSTARGSGTGNGGAVQPIPAGARNVVLSLKEIVNCSDAEIYAALKDCNMDPNEAVDRLLRQDPFHEVKSKREKKKEGKDSYDSRSHGANSSTRRSRNGAERHGASAAYSASATYSASESMHGKPTYKKDNGSASYKSNFSSAAGVSVNNRSQVPSGLSDSSAAESKGSLLGAADGMQSVAKTPSGYQSAWGGVPGQVSMADIVRMGKPHNKAPHAPSASHHQFQDAPATEPFPHLRSTSNHASKANQSEVSSVQHAPSTDEWPVEKPVPTNVIPVPEYTVDGELYPDASGVSEEIDHHYEEEVVQEREDDDIGNSGGNDLSAVPVTDRKIPKNDSRSSSLFENELYQNMAPYQSNDPDYELHEGEEVGASVASVTRNIQQLSVEKDDTEFPSEEDTPSVVIPDHLQAQAAECSHLSFGSFGPSMNASYPSGGLTSATVKSNLDEGHNEADTSSAGHADTRQSEYYIDDSLRDTSDRFHINGPNGGIAETYDAPSASQPEELKPESTEMAHVNQYPFQSANPSYALDDAQRLNAAFNETSPQIHNLAQFSNVMQQSYPNSLQSALLTGNVHSARDSDLQYSQFPVSHSMAAKYGNSVSSVGASAMSEALKSANSSSQPTPQSHSGTSVATGPPLPQQHIAVHPYSQPTLPLGPFANMISYPFMPPSYTYMPSAFQQSFAGNSSYHQSLAALLPQYKSSVTVSSLPQSAAVPSGYGGLGNTATVPGNYQMNPPTASSGSAINYEEVLAQYKESSHLLALQQQQQQQQQQQQQQQNEWLHGQGSRTVQAVPSNAYYNYQGQSQQPGGFRQAQQQSQNYGAPGYPNFYHSQAGISLDQQQNPRDSTLGAPQGQPKQSQMWPNGY from the exons ATGAGTACAGCCAGGGGAAGCGGCACGGGGAATGGCGGCGCCGTGCAGCCCATTCCCGCGGGGGCAAGGAATGTGGTGCTAAGCTTGAAGGAGATAGTTAACTGCTCCGACGCCGAGATCTACGCTGCTCTCAAGGACTGTAATATGGACCCTAACGAGGCAGTTGATCGTCTCCTACGTCAGG ATCCTTTCCATGAGGTGAAGAGCAAACGAGAAAAGAAGAAAGAG GGTAAAGATAGCTATGATTCGAGGTCGCATGGTGCTAATAGTTCAACTAGACGCAGCAGGAATGGTGCAGAGCGCCATGGTGCTTCTGCAGCATACAGTGCATCTGCAACATACAGTGCTTCTG AGTCAATGCATGGAAAGCCAACATATAAGAAAGACAATGGATCAGCTTCGTATAAAAGTAACTTTTCTTCAGCAGCTGGTGTGTCAGTAAATAATAGAAGCCAAGTACCTTCAGGCCTCAG TGATAGCAGCGCTGCTGAGAGTAAGGGATCCTTGTTGGGAGCAGCTGATGGTATGCAATCTGTTGCAAAGACACCTTCTGGATACCAATCTGCCTGGGGGGGTGTTCCTGGTCAAGTTTCCATGGCTGATATTGTGAGGATGGGCAAGCCGCATAACAAAGCACCTCATGCTCCGAGTGCATCTCACCACCAATTTCAAGACGCCCCAGCAACTGAACCGTTTCCCCATTTAAGATCTACTTCAAATCATGCTTCTAAAGCTAATCAGTCAGAAGTTTCTTCAGTTCAGCATGCTCCTAGTACTGATGAATGGCCTGTAGAGAAGCCAGTTCCTACAAATGTTATTCCTGTCCCAGAATATACAGTTGATGGTGAGCTGTATCCAGATGCATCTGGTGTATCTGAAGAAATTGATCACCACTATGAGGAAGAAGTGGTTCAAGAAAGAGAAGATGATGATATTGGAAACTCTGGTGGAAATGATCTGAGTGCTGTTCCTGTAACCGATAGGAAGATTCCAAAGAATGATTCAAGAAGTTCATCACTATTTGAGAATGAGCTGTATCAAAATATGGCTCCGTACCAGTCCAATGATCCTGATTACGAGCTTCATGAAG GCGAAGAAGTTGGTGCTTCAGTGGCATCAGTCACCCGAAATATCCAACAGCTAAGTGTTGAAAAGGATGATACAGAGTTTCCATCTGAAGAAGATACACCTTCGGTGGTAATTCCTGATCATTTGCAAGCTCAAGCAGCAGAATGTTCACACTTAAGCTTTGGTAGTTTTGGACCTAGCATGAACGCTTCATATCCTTCTGGAGGTTTGACATCTGCGACCGTAAAAAGTAATTTAGATGAGGGGCATAATGAGGCTGATACTTCATCAGCTGGTCATGCGGATACTAG ACAGTCTGAATATTATATTGATGATTCTCTTAGAGATACATCTGATAGGTTTCATATCAATGGTCCTAATGGTGGCATTGCGGAGACATATGATGCACCTTCTGCTTCACAGCCCGAAGAATTGAAACCTGAGAGTACTGAAATGGCTCATGTAAATCAATATCCTTTTCAGTCTGCGAATCCTAGTTATGCCTTAGATGATGCTCAAAGGCTGAATGCTGCTTTTAATGAGACTAGTCCCCAGATACACAATCTTGCTCAATTTTCTAATGTCATG CAGCAGTCGTACCCAAATTCACTGCAAAGCGCATTGCTGACTGGAAATGTTCACTCTGCTAGAGATTCTGATCTTCAATACTCGCAGTTTCCTGTCTCGCATTCTATGGCTGCAAAATATGGGAACTCTGTTTCTTCTGTTGGTGCTTCAGCAATGTCTGAG GCTTTGAAGAGTGCTAATTCATCATCTCAGCCTACTCCACAATCGCACTCAGGAACGAGTGTAGCCACTGGACCTCCTCTCCCCCAGCAACATATTGCTGTACATCCATATTCTCAGCCGACGCTTCCTCTGGGGCCGTTTGCCAACATGATAAGCTATCCCTTCATGCCTCCGAGCTATACATACATGCCTTCTGCTTTTCAGCAATCATTTGCTGGAAACAGCTCGTACCATCAGTCCTTGGCCGCTCTACTCCCCCAGTATAAAAGCAGCGTCACAGTTAGTAGTTTGCCTCAGTCTGCAGCTGTCCCGTCTGGATATGGTGGCCTTGGGAATACTGCTACAGTCCCCGGAAATTATCAGATGAATCCTCCTACCGCCTCATCTGGATCAGCTATTAACTATGAGGAAGTCTTGGCTCAGTACAAGGAAAGTAGTCACTTGCTCGCTCTTCAGCAGCAACAGCAAcagcaacagcagcagcagcagcagcagcag AATGAGTGGCTTCACGGGCAAGGTTCAAGAACTGTGCAAGCTGTTCCATCCAACGCTTATTACAATTACCAGGGACAAAGCCAGCAGCCTGGTGGTTTCAGGCAAGCTCAGCAGCAGTCACAGAACTATGGAGCCCCTGGGTACCCGAATTTCTACCATTCGCAGGCTGGGATATCGCTCGACCAGCAACAGAACCCAAGAGACAGCACACTGGGTGCCCCTCAAGGACAGCCTAAGCAGTCCCAAATGTGGCCCAATGGTTACTAA
- the LOC121808214 gene encoding membrane protein PM19L-like, whose amino-acid sequence MGFRSVAGLLLFLNFCMYAIVLGIGSWAINRAIDHGFFIGPGLELPAHFSPIFFPMGNAATGFFVTFAMLAGVVGVAAAISGLNHLRHWDAGSLSAAATAATISWTITCLAMGFGCKEIELHIRNSRLRTMEAFMIILSATQLLYIAAIHGAASASRI is encoded by the exons ATGGGCTTTAGATCTGTTGCAGggcttcttctttttctcaattTCTGCATGTATGCTATAGTGTTGGGGATTGGTAGCTGGGCCATCAATAGAGCTATTGATCATGGCTTCTTCATTG GTCCTGGATTGGAGCTCCCGGCACATTTCTCACCGATCTTCTTCCCGATGGGGAACGCAGCGACTGGCTTCTTTGTGACGTTCGCTATGCTTGCCGGGGTGGTGGGTGTTGCTGCTGCTATCTCGGGCCTCAACCATCTTCGCCACTGGGATGCCGGTAGCTTGTCTGCCGCGGCCACTGCTGCCACCATTTCCTGGACCATTACATGCCTTGCCATGGG gtTTGGATGCAAAGAGATTGAGCTGCACATCAGAAACTCACGTTTG AGAACAATGGAGGCTTTCATGATTATTTTGTCTGCTACTCAGCTCTTATACATAGCTGCAATTCATGGAGCTGCTTCAGCCTCAAGAATTTGA
- the LOC121808222 gene encoding uncharacterized protein LOC121808222, producing the protein MAEEEFQESDVVFRDCDEVSAAYDPPSRRRRISRSRSRSRSAPVNIPTNAWRRCADDGGGGGEEGEMVPPHVIVGRRVAGKMMALSTCGMILRKGRDLSEFRNLILRMTGFLET; encoded by the coding sequence ATGGCGGAGGAGGAATTCCAGGAGTCCGACGTCGTTTTCCGAGACTGTGACGAGGTCTCCGCCGCTTACGATCCGCcgtcgaggaggaggaggatatcGAGATCGCGATCTAGATCGAGATCGGCGCCGGTGAACATTCCAACGAACGCGTGGCGGCGatgcgcggacgatggcggcggcggcggagaggagGGGGAGATGGTGCCGCCGCACGTGATTGTAGGGCGGCGCGTGGCTGGGAAGATGATGGCGCTGTCGACCTGCGGGATGATTCTGAGGAAGGGGAGGGATTTGAGTGAGTTCCGGAATTTGATTTTGCGGATGACTGGCTTTCTCGAAACGTGA
- the LOC121808202 gene encoding uncharacterized protein LOC121808202 isoform X2, whose product MPSGAKKRKAAKRKGTQPNTNNSNPSPAASTHGAASSTTSQDMEKGNIAVPVERELKNGSELAGKFDHNETERKSYDGGSSGSSGSSSCSDDESHGEKIDTVPTVTIVEASEAVLEMNTSSQFVSKDNGEKKVSAEVTTPSVEHVEVASDLKTSAEETDERFSLSYNAPIATHDNGVDLVKDSGVTEPLLVPPPCPVKTTSWKGCCGLFELFTSSYR is encoded by the exons ATGCCTTCAGGCGCCAAGAAGCGTAAAGCTGCCAAAAGGAAGGGAACTCAGCCCAACACCAACAATTCCAATCCGTCCCCTGCTGCTTCTACGCATG GCGCGGCTAGCTCAACCACTTCTCAGGATATGGAGAAGGGCAACATTGCTGTTCCAGTcgaaagagaattaaaaaatGGGAGTGAATTAGCTGGCAAGTTTGACCACAATGAAACCGAGAGGAAATCATATGATGGAGGGTCATCCGGGAGCTCAGGCAGCAGCAGCTGCTCAGATGATGAATCTCACGGTGAAAAAATTGATACTGTGCCTACCGTCACAATTGTAGAGGCAAGTGAGGCCGTTTTGGAAATGAACACGAGCTCTCAGTTTGTATCTAAGGATAATGGCGAGAAAAAGGTCTCTGCGGAAGTAACCACTCCGTCTGTTGAGCATGTTGAGGTGGCTTCTGATCTGAAGACATCAGCGGAAGAAACTGATGAACGGTTCAGTCTGTCTTACAATGCCCCAATTGCTACTCATGATAATGGAGTGGATCTTGTGAAAGATTCAGGAGTCACTGAG CCGTTGCTGGTTCCTCCTCCTTGTCCCGTGAAAACGACATCATGGAAGGGCTGTTGTGGACTATTTGAACTGTTTACGAGCTCGTATAGATAA
- the LOC121808134 gene encoding nuclear factor of activated T-cells 5-like isoform X2, which yields MSTARGSGTGNGGAVQPIPAGARNVVLSLKEIVNCSDAEIYAALKDCNMDPNEAVDRLLRQDPFHEVKSKREKKKEGKDSYDSRSHGANSSTRRSRNGAERHGASAAYSASATYSASESMHGKPTYKKDNGSASYKSNFSSAAGVSVNNRSQVPSGLSDSSAAESKGSLLGAADGMQSVAKTPSGYQSAWGGVPGQVSMADIVRMGKPHNKAPHAPSASHHQFQDAPATEPFPHLRSTSNHASKANQSEVSSVQHAPSTDEWPVEKPVPTNVIPVPEYTVDGELYPDASGVSEEIDHHYEEEVVQEREDDDIGNSGGNDLSAVPVTDRKIPKNDSRSSSLFENELYQNMAPYQSNDPDYELHEGEEVGASVASVTRNIQQLSVEKDDTEFPSEEDTPSVVIPDHLQAQAAECSHLSFGSFGPSMNASYPSGGLTSATVKSNLDEGHNEADTSSAGHADTRQSEYYIDDSLRDTSDRFHINGPNGGIAETYDAPSASQPEELKPESTEMAHVNQYPFQSANPSYALDDAQRLNAAFNETSPQIHNLAQFSNVMQSYPNSLQSALLTGNVHSARDSDLQYSQFPVSHSMAAKYGNSVSSVGASAMSEALKSANSSSQPTPQSHSGTSVATGPPLPQQHIAVHPYSQPTLPLGPFANMISYPFMPPSYTYMPSAFQQSFAGNSSYHQSLAALLPQYKSSVTVSSLPQSAAVPSGYGGLGNTATVPGNYQMNPPTASSGSAINYEEVLAQYKESSHLLALQQQQQQQQQQQQQQQNEWLHGQGSRTVQAVPSNAYYNYQGQSQQPGGFRQAQQQSQNYGAPGYPNFYHSQAGISLDQQQNPRDSTLGAPQGQPKQSQMWPNGY from the exons ATGAGTACAGCCAGGGGAAGCGGCACGGGGAATGGCGGCGCCGTGCAGCCCATTCCCGCGGGGGCAAGGAATGTGGTGCTAAGCTTGAAGGAGATAGTTAACTGCTCCGACGCCGAGATCTACGCTGCTCTCAAGGACTGTAATATGGACCCTAACGAGGCAGTTGATCGTCTCCTACGTCAGG ATCCTTTCCATGAGGTGAAGAGCAAACGAGAAAAGAAGAAAGAG GGTAAAGATAGCTATGATTCGAGGTCGCATGGTGCTAATAGTTCAACTAGACGCAGCAGGAATGGTGCAGAGCGCCATGGTGCTTCTGCAGCATACAGTGCATCTGCAACATACAGTGCTTCTG AGTCAATGCATGGAAAGCCAACATATAAGAAAGACAATGGATCAGCTTCGTATAAAAGTAACTTTTCTTCAGCAGCTGGTGTGTCAGTAAATAATAGAAGCCAAGTACCTTCAGGCCTCAG TGATAGCAGCGCTGCTGAGAGTAAGGGATCCTTGTTGGGAGCAGCTGATGGTATGCAATCTGTTGCAAAGACACCTTCTGGATACCAATCTGCCTGGGGGGGTGTTCCTGGTCAAGTTTCCATGGCTGATATTGTGAGGATGGGCAAGCCGCATAACAAAGCACCTCATGCTCCGAGTGCATCTCACCACCAATTTCAAGACGCCCCAGCAACTGAACCGTTTCCCCATTTAAGATCTACTTCAAATCATGCTTCTAAAGCTAATCAGTCAGAAGTTTCTTCAGTTCAGCATGCTCCTAGTACTGATGAATGGCCTGTAGAGAAGCCAGTTCCTACAAATGTTATTCCTGTCCCAGAATATACAGTTGATGGTGAGCTGTATCCAGATGCATCTGGTGTATCTGAAGAAATTGATCACCACTATGAGGAAGAAGTGGTTCAAGAAAGAGAAGATGATGATATTGGAAACTCTGGTGGAAATGATCTGAGTGCTGTTCCTGTAACCGATAGGAAGATTCCAAAGAATGATTCAAGAAGTTCATCACTATTTGAGAATGAGCTGTATCAAAATATGGCTCCGTACCAGTCCAATGATCCTGATTACGAGCTTCATGAAG GCGAAGAAGTTGGTGCTTCAGTGGCATCAGTCACCCGAAATATCCAACAGCTAAGTGTTGAAAAGGATGATACAGAGTTTCCATCTGAAGAAGATACACCTTCGGTGGTAATTCCTGATCATTTGCAAGCTCAAGCAGCAGAATGTTCACACTTAAGCTTTGGTAGTTTTGGACCTAGCATGAACGCTTCATATCCTTCTGGAGGTTTGACATCTGCGACCGTAAAAAGTAATTTAGATGAGGGGCATAATGAGGCTGATACTTCATCAGCTGGTCATGCGGATACTAG ACAGTCTGAATATTATATTGATGATTCTCTTAGAGATACATCTGATAGGTTTCATATCAATGGTCCTAATGGTGGCATTGCGGAGACATATGATGCACCTTCTGCTTCACAGCCCGAAGAATTGAAACCTGAGAGTACTGAAATGGCTCATGTAAATCAATATCCTTTTCAGTCTGCGAATCCTAGTTATGCCTTAGATGATGCTCAAAGGCTGAATGCTGCTTTTAATGAGACTAGTCCCCAGATACACAATCTTGCTCAATTTTCTAATGTCATG CAGTCGTACCCAAATTCACTGCAAAGCGCATTGCTGACTGGAAATGTTCACTCTGCTAGAGATTCTGATCTTCAATACTCGCAGTTTCCTGTCTCGCATTCTATGGCTGCAAAATATGGGAACTCTGTTTCTTCTGTTGGTGCTTCAGCAATGTCTGAG GCTTTGAAGAGTGCTAATTCATCATCTCAGCCTACTCCACAATCGCACTCAGGAACGAGTGTAGCCACTGGACCTCCTCTCCCCCAGCAACATATTGCTGTACATCCATATTCTCAGCCGACGCTTCCTCTGGGGCCGTTTGCCAACATGATAAGCTATCCCTTCATGCCTCCGAGCTATACATACATGCCTTCTGCTTTTCAGCAATCATTTGCTGGAAACAGCTCGTACCATCAGTCCTTGGCCGCTCTACTCCCCCAGTATAAAAGCAGCGTCACAGTTAGTAGTTTGCCTCAGTCTGCAGCTGTCCCGTCTGGATATGGTGGCCTTGGGAATACTGCTACAGTCCCCGGAAATTATCAGATGAATCCTCCTACCGCCTCATCTGGATCAGCTATTAACTATGAGGAAGTCTTGGCTCAGTACAAGGAAAGTAGTCACTTGCTCGCTCTTCAGCAGCAACAGCAAcagcaacagcagcagcagcagcagcagcag AATGAGTGGCTTCACGGGCAAGGTTCAAGAACTGTGCAAGCTGTTCCATCCAACGCTTATTACAATTACCAGGGACAAAGCCAGCAGCCTGGTGGTTTCAGGCAAGCTCAGCAGCAGTCACAGAACTATGGAGCCCCTGGGTACCCGAATTTCTACCATTCGCAGGCTGGGATATCGCTCGACCAGCAACAGAACCCAAGAGACAGCACACTGGGTGCCCCTCAAGGACAGCCTAAGCAGTCCCAAATGTGGCCCAATGGTTACTAA